From the genome of Malus sylvestris chromosome 6, drMalSylv7.2, whole genome shotgun sequence, one region includes:
- the LOC126627452 gene encoding probable aspartyl protease At4g16563: MASALFLILCCITHFSLSSSQPLFLPLTHRLSQTQFNSTPSLLKSTSARSAVRFHHHHNRHHYHRKTNQVSLPLTPGSDYTLSFTLNSNPPQPISLYMDTGSDLVWFPCSPFECILCEGKPNSTTPPPKIPPTAAVPCDATSCSAAHSSLSSADLCAISRCPLDSIEISECSSFACPPFYYAYADGSFIAKLYKHSLSIPMSSPSLGLRNFTFGCSHSALGEPIGVAGFGRGLLSLPAQLSTTSPHLATQFSYCLVSHSFDQDRVRRPSPLILGPYDQKQKRLGDAGVGSESVEYVYTSMLDNPKHPYFYSVGLAGVSVGKRVFPAPETLKRVDENGNGGIVVDSGTTFTMLPQRFYNSLVAEFDRRVGRVHKRATQIEEQTGLGPCYYYDKVVEVPSVALHFVGNKSSVALPRRNYFYEFVDGGDGAGRKRKKVGCWMLMNGGDEAENSGGPGGVLGNYQQQGFEVVYDLEKHRVGFAKRQCGLLWDSLNQL; this comes from the coding sequence ATGGCTTCTGCTCTGTTTCTAATACTCTGTTGCATCACGCACTTCTCCCTTTCATCCTCACAACCACTCTTTCTCCCTCTAACGCACAGACTCTCCCAAACCCAATTCAACAGTACCCCCAGCCTTCTCAAGTCCACCTCAGCGCGCTCCGCCGTGCGcttccaccaccaccataaccGCCATCACTACCACCGCAAAACCAACCAAGTCTCCCTCCCCCTCACCCCCGGCAGCGACTACACTCTCTCCTTCACTCTCAACTCCAACCCTCCCCAACCCATCTCCCTCTACATGGACACCGGCAGCGACCTCGTCTGGTTCCCCTGCTCCCCCTTCGAATGCATTCTCTGCGAAGGCAAACCCAACTCCACAACCCCTCCTCCCAAAATTCCACCCACCGCTGCTGTCCCATGTGACGCCACCTCCTGCTCTGCCGCCCACTCATCCCTCTCCTCCGCCGACCTCTGCGCCATTTCCCGCTGCCCTCTCGACTCCATTGAAATCTCGGAATGCTCCTCCTTCGCCTGCCCGCCCTTCTACTACGCCTACGCCGATGGAAGCTTCATAGCCAAGCTCTACAAGCACAGCTTATCAATACCCATGTCGTCTCCTTCTCTCGGTCTTCGAAACTTCACTTTTGGGTGTTCCCATTCTGCCCTCGGCGAGCCGATTGGGGTGGCCGGGTTCGGACGCGGTTTGCTTTCTCTACCGGCCCAGTTATCCACCACCTCCCCCCACCTCGCCACCCAATTTTCATACTGCTTAGTTTCTCACTCATTTGACCAGGACCGAGTCCGCAGGCCGAGTCCACTCATTCTGGGACCCTACGACCAGAAGCAGAAGCGACTCGGGGACGCCGGCGTCGGCAGTGAGTCGGTTGAGTACGTCTACACCTCCATGCTCGACAACCCCAAACACCCTTATTTCTATTCCGTTGGACTAGCCGGAGTCTCGGTAGGCAAAAGGGTTTTTCCGGCGCCGGAGACTCTGAAAAGGGTCGACGAGAACGGGAACGGTGGTATCGTCGTTGACTCGGGGACGACTTTCACTATGTTGCCTCAGAGGTTTTACAACTCGCTGGTGGCCGAGTTCGACCGCCGAGTCGGGCGAGTCCACAAGCGGGCGACTCAGATTGAGGAACAAACCGGGCTCGGGCCGTGTTACTATTACGACAAGGTGGTGGAGGTCCCCAGCGTGGCGTTACATTTCGTGGGGAATAAATCCAGTGTGGCGCTGCCCAGGAGGAACTACTTTTATGAGTTTGTCGACGGCGGTGATGGGGCggggaggaagaggaagaaggtgGGGTGTTGGATGTTGATGAACGGCGGTGATGAGGCGGAGAATAGCGGTGGCCCCGGGGGTGTTTTGGGGAATTACCAGCAGCAGGGGTTTGAGGTGGTTTATGATTTGGAGAAGCATAGGGTTGGGTTTGCAAAGAGGCAATGTGGATTGCTTTGGGACAGTCTCAACCAGCTGTAG